The nucleotide sequence TGCCACGCCCAATTAAACCGATGCCCCTGCCAACCACTTCCGTGAGCAGATAAACAACCCCACTACCCAGGAAGGAAATCGCCGAACGGAACCGGGGAGCGATCGCATCCCGTGCCTCCAGTGCCAGGGTAACTGCCAGTGAGATGCCTGAAAGTTCTGCCAGTTCTTGATTACGGGGAGCATAAATTGAAGTCCGGCTGATTCCACCCTCGGTTAAGGCAAAAAGATAGTACCGACTCTCAAAAATTGCCTTCGGTTCGCTGAAATACCGCTCCATCCGGTAGCGCCAGGACAGATTGTTCCGAAACCGTTCAATTTCCCGTGTTGAGAGCAGGCGCTTATCATAAAAAGAGCGCTTAATCGTTTCAATATTGCCAAAGCGATTCAGAAGCGGCTGCATAACTGCGTTACCGATCTGGATTGCCAGGTTTTGTAGGAGAATTTCCATCCGCGCCATGGCCTCTACAGTTCCAACAGCATAGGAGTCATCATCAATCGTTAAAGGAGTTTGAAACAACAGGTGGGTCAAAAACTCTGGCACCAGAGGAATTTTATCTAAAATGCCCGCCTGCACAATGTCAGCATCCAGAAGCAGGAAATTAACGATTTCGATAGGCTGATTGTTGACTGGAATTGTGAAATACTTGCCAAAGAAATCGGTTGTTGCGTCCTGCCACAAATCTAACAAGATAGCCATGGACTTCTCCTCCAGTTGTTCTGGTGATACCTGGGAAGCGTGCAGGTCTTCGAGCGTGTCTTCTAGCTGGCGCAGGATGGTATAAAGCAGTTCCCGTTTTTTCTCTTCTTTAAGAATGTCAATTTCCAGGGGAACCTCTGTCAGGTTGCGCAGACTGGTTTGCAACCGGGCAGCGGTAATGTCAAACAGAGCCGCCCGTAGGGAGCGGAGTGCTGCTGGAGAGGGAGTGGTGAGGGGCAATGGGGAGGGTACAGTTCCTTCAGTTGGTTCGGTGGTAATAGGCGGAGCCGTGATCATAGAACCAGAGGGTTCGAAGGCAGAACCCTGGCTCAGTTCAGTCTGAGTGGGTGTTACACCCTGCGCTGGTCCAGGGACGACCGGCACAGCCGATGGCAGAGATGAGGGAGTGCCAGTGGCTGGCTGGGGTGGAGCCAGCAGCCGGTTCACCAACCAGCGAGCAGCCCGGAGTTCGCGGCGGCGACCGGTTAAAACCAATTCCTCCAGGAGTGTGAGATTGGGATGTTGGAGTTGAGCCTCCAGGAGTGCGATCGCCGATTCGATCTGTTGAATTCCTGACACCCGCAAGTTTCGTCGTAAAACAGCCAGGGGCGTGGCCGTCTCAGATGGGGCAGGCTCAGAGATTGCAGACGGGGAAGGCGTGTCCGTCAGCCGACTGGAAGCGGTTGGGGTTAAACGCCCCCCTGGAACCGATGCTCCCACGGATGTCGTGGACTGCAATGCCTGGGTAATGGTCTGCATTGCCCGGTTCCAGTAAGGTCGGCCAGTTGCAATTTGTCGGATAGCTGTGACTAACTCGGCAATCTCAGTGCCTTTTGGACAGAATCCTTCCACGCCTGCCTGTAAAGCAGTCGCTAATTGAAGGGGATCGGGTCGGGTGCTCAACAGCAGCAGCG is from Leptothermofonsia sichuanensis E412 and encodes:
- a CDS encoding DUF3685 domain-containing protein encodes the protein MSNSPETNRQRSRPIRLMLIEDDPVFRLGLVTALEQVPTIRVVFEADTSASALRVLQDWVAGRSMGAGEGGGESLAPDLVLLSLDLGQYRTGQTTGLALCQQIKTLHPQLPLLLLSTRPDPLQLATALQAGVEGFCPKGTEIAELVTAIRQIATGRPYWNRAMQTITQALQSTTSVGASVPGGRLTPTASSRLTDTPSPSAISEPAPSETATPLAVLRRNLRVSGIQQIESAIALLEAQLQHPNLTLLEELVLTGRRRELRAARWLVNRLLAPPQPATGTPSSLPSAVPVVPGPAQGVTPTQTELSQGSAFEPSGSMITAPPITTEPTEGTVPSPLPLTTPSPAALRSLRAALFDITAARLQTSLRNLTEVPLEIDILKEEKKRELLYTILRQLEDTLEDLHASQVSPEQLEEKSMAILLDLWQDATTDFFGKYFTIPVNNQPIEIVNFLLLDADIVQAGILDKIPLVPEFLTHLLFQTPLTIDDDSYAVGTVEAMARMEILLQNLAIQIGNAVMQPLLNRFGNIETIKRSFYDKRLLSTREIERFRNNLSWRYRMERYFSEPKAIFESRYYLFALTEGGISRTSIYAPRNQELAELSGISLAVTLALEARDAIAPRFRSAISFLGSGVVYLLTEVVGRGIGLIGRGIVKGIGNALQDTKFSRNSERSR